The Rhodococcus rhodochrous DNA window GGGTTCGCTCTCGGGCGTCGATCCGGACGCCCGTGCCGCTTCGTCTTCGACAGGCTCCGCCGGGGACGCGGGCGTCGGCGTCCGGCCGTCGCCGATGATGAGGTCGGCGGCTGCCGTGCCCAGACCGGAGGACGGGAGGTTCAGGACCGACGAGCCCGGGCGACGCGACGTGGCCGACTTGGACTGCCCGCCCGAAGCCGGCTTCGACGGTGCACCCGCGGCCGGTGCGGACTTGGCCGGCGCAGGAGCGGCCGGAGCCGCGGACTTCGTAGGAGCGGTGGCCGTGGGAGCGGTAGCTGTGGGAGCGGTAGCTGTGGGAGCGGTGGCCGTGGAACTCGGGGCGGTCGCAGGCTTCTGCTCTGCGTCCACCGGAGGGCCGGTGGGGATGAGTGCTGCCAGACCTCGACCGAGCCCGCCTTTACGTGTCGCGCTCATCCGTTCCCCTGATTCTCGTGTACCCCGCGTGCCGCCAACTCGCGCCCCGCGTCGAGGTAGCTCATCGCGCCGCGCGATCCAGGATCGTAGTCGAGAACCGTCATCCCGTAACCGGGAGCTTCGGAAACCTTCACGCTGCGGGGGATGACCGAACGCAGCACCGCGCTGCCGAAGTGCGCACGCACTTCTGCGGCGACCTGATCGGCCAGCTTGGTGCGACCGTCGTACATCGTCAGGAGGACGGTCGAGACATGCAGTTCGGGGTTGAGATGCGACTGGACGAGCTCGATGTTGCGCAGGAGTTGCCCGACACCTTCGAGTGCGTAGTACTCGCACTGGATGGGGATGAGGACTTCCTTCGCCGCGACGAGCGCGTTGACCGTGAGCAGACCGAGCGACGGCGGGCAGTCGATGATCACGTAGTCGAACTCGCGGTCGCCGAGCGCCTCCTTGGTGAGGGCGTTCCGGAGGCGGTTCTCGCGCGCGACCATCGAGACGAGTTCGATCTCGGCACCCGCGAGATCGATCGTGGCGGGGATGCAGAAGAGACGTTCATTGTGCGGGCTCTGCTGCACGGCCTCGGCGGCGTTGATCTCGCCGAGGAGGATCTCGTAGCTCGAGGGCACACCGGAGTAGT harbors:
- a CDS encoding ParA family protein: MTGGSESAVSRETGGVEDDFSPVPFDGFSTVDTPIGAAAHRATQVLHPSDANALPKPRERRVFTIANQKGGVGKTTTAVNIASALAVQGLSVLVVDLDPQGNASTALGVPHYSGVPSSYEILLGEINAAEAVQQSPHNERLFCIPATIDLAGAEIELVSMVARENRLRNALTKEALGDREFDYVIIDCPPSLGLLTVNALVAAKEVLIPIQCEYYALEGVGQLLRNIELVQSHLNPELHVSTVLLTMYDGRTKLADQVAAEVRAHFGSAVLRSVIPRSVKVSEAPGYGMTVLDYDPGSRGAMSYLDAGRELAARGVHENQGNG